One window from the genome of Paramisgurnus dabryanus chromosome 24, PD_genome_1.1, whole genome shotgun sequence encodes:
- the LOC135724045 gene encoding uncharacterized protein gives MKNMDLSFHVLCLCLLLWQRGVFGVETELNGDNGDSIDNPDFDKTTNNTEVEYSGDNTKTEFIEDINKEKIGSDDARLDIDKRPLIKMMKVMEGDTVTLGSGSLMNEDDHIIWTYKSQQPDIYIGVRNKSVDYGNSVERFGDRLKVDKQTGSLTIRNIRTTDSGLYYQITVIQDLTAKVDAPTIKFNLSVLAPLPVPVFTRISNSSKCSSISLASVYSSKCVLSCSVLNVTDVSLSWYKGNSLLSSISVSDLNIRLSLPLEVGYQDTNTYSCVVNNPITNQTQHLNINDVCPGCPESILSYFLGFLVFLLFIIFGICFCCCYTKRRGPILIIR, from the exons ATGAAGAATATGGATCTCTCATTTCATGTGCTCTGTCTTTGTCTCCTTTTATGGCAACGAg GTGTGTTTGGTGTTGAGACAGAACTTAATGGAGACAATGGCGACTCTATAGATAATCCAGATTTTGACAAAACTACAAATAACACAGAAGTGGAATATTCTGGTGATAACACAAAGACCGAATTTATTGAAGAcattaataaagaaaaaattGGTTCAGATGATGCAAGACTTGATATCGATAAAAGACCGttaataaaaatgatgaaaGTGATGGAGGGAGATACTGTTACTCTAGGTTCTGGTTCTTTAATGAATGAAGATGATCACATTATATGGACTTATAAATCTCAACAGCCTGACATTTATATTGGAGTAAGAAATAAGAGCGTTGATTACGGCAATAGTGTTGAACGATTCGGAGACAGACTGAAGGTGGACAAACAGACCGGATCTCTGACCATCAGAAACATCAGAACCACAGACTCTGGACTTTATTATCAGATTACTGTCATACAAGATCTCACTGCTAAAGTAGATGCGCCAACGATCAAATTTAATCTCTCTGTTCTTG CACCTCTGCCGGTTCCTGTCTTCACCCGTATCAGTAACTCTTCAAAATGTTCTTCAATATCTTTAGCAAGCGTATATAGCTCAAAATGTGTGTTGTCGTGTTCGGTGTTGAATGTGACAGATGTGAGTCTCTCCTGGTACAAAGGAAACAGTTTATTGTCCAGCATCAGTGTGTCTGATCTCAACATCAGACTCTCTCTACCTCTGGAGGTTGGATATCAggatacaaacacatacagctGTGTGGTGAACAATCCCATCACAAACCAAACTCAACATCTTAACATCAATGATGTTTGTCCAGGATGTCCAG AATCTATACTTTCTTATTTCTTGGGATTTTTGGTGTTTCTTctgtttataatatttgggatATGTTTCTGTTGTTGTTATACAAAACGAAGAG GACCCATTTTGATCATACGGTGA